Proteins encoded by one window of Salvia splendens isolate huo1 chromosome 5, SspV2, whole genome shotgun sequence:
- the LOC121805364 gene encoding dynamin-related protein 5A-like: MENLISLVNRLQRACTALGDHGEETALPTLWDALPSIAVVGGQSSGKSSVLESVVGKDFLPRGSGIVTRRPLVLQLHRLDEGREYAEFGHLPRRKFTDFAAVRKEIADETDRETGRSTKQISTVPIYLSIYSPNVVNLTLIDLPGLTKVAVDGQPDSIVMDIENMVRSYIEKPNCIILAISPANQDLATSDAIKISREVDPKGERTFGVLTKIDLMDKGTDAVDILEGKAYRLQFPWIGVVNRSQQDINKNVDMIAARRREREYFAQTPEYKHLAHRMGSEHLGKILSKHLEAVIKSRIPGLQSLINKTVIELESELSRLGKPIATDAGGKLYMIMEICRTFDGIFKEHLDGVRPGGDKIYNVFDNQLPVALKRLQFDKHLAMENVRKLITEADGYQPHLIAPEQGYRRLIETALILIKGPAEAAVDAVHGVLKELVHKAINETVELKQYPSLRVEVGNAAIESLDRMKEESRKATIQLVEMENSYLTVDFFRKLPQDVEKGGNPTHSIFDRYNDSYLRRIGTTVLSYVNMVCGSLRNSIPKSIVYCQVREAKRSLVDHFFTDLGKKEGKQLGKLLDEDPAIMQRRISLAKRLELYRAAQAEIDSVAWSK; this comes from the exons AGTTCTGGAAAGTCATCAGTACTTGAAAGTGTTGTTGGGAAAGACTTTTTACCTCGTGGATCCG GTATTGTTACTAGACGCCCTCTTGTTCTGCAGCTTCATCGGCTTGATGAAGGCAGAGAATATGCAGAATTTGGACATCTCCCTAGGAGGAAATTCACTGATTTTG CTGCTGTCAGAAAGGAGATTGCTGATGAAACTGACAGAGAGACTGGGCGTTCTACTAAGCAAATTTCCACTGTCCCAATATATCTTAGCATTTATTCGCCAAATG TGGTAAATCTTACTTTGATTGATCTTCCTGGACTTACAAAAGTGGCTGTTG ATGGTCAGCCAGATAGCATTGTGATGGATATTGAAAACATGGTCAGGTCTTACATTGAGAAG CCCAACTGTATTATTTTGGCTATTTCTCCTGCCAACCAAGACCTTGCAACGTCAGATGCAATTAAAATTTCTCGCGAAGTGGACCCTAAAG GGGAGAGAACATTTGGAGTTCTGACGAAGATTGATCTTATGGACAAGGGTACTGATGCTGTAGAT ATCTTGGAAGGGAAAGCATACAGGCTGCAGTTTCCATGGATTGGTGTTGTTAATCGCTCTCAACAAGACATCAACAAAAATGTTGACATGATCGCTGCTAGGCGTAGAGAGCGGGAGTATTTTGCTCAAACTCCAGAATACAAACATCTTGCTCACCGTATGGGCTCAGAGcatttagggaaaatattatcTAAA CATTTGGAAGCTGTCATCAAATCACGAATTCCAGGACTTCAGTCGCTAATCAACAAAACTGTAATTGAGCTGGAATCTGAGTTGAGTCGTCTTGGAAAGCCCATTGCAACTGATGCTGGG GGAAAATTGTACATGATCATGGAAATCTGCCGTACATTTGATGGAATATTCAAAGAGCATCTTGATGGAGT TCGACCTGGTGGTGATAAAATATACAATGTTTTTGACAACCAATTACCTGTGGCGTTGAAGCGCTTACAGTTTGATAAGCATCTTGCCATGGAAAATGTACGCAAGTTAATCACTGAAGCTGATGGGTATCAGCCTCATCTCATAGCACCTGAGCAGGGTTATCGCCGTCTCATTGAAACTGCTTTGATCCTTATCAAAGGTCCTGCAGAAGCTGCTGTGGATGCG GTTCATGGAGTACTCAAGGAACTGGTTCACAAGGCAATTAATGAGACTGTA GAGCTAAAGCAATACCCTTCTCTCAGAGTGGAGGTCGGGAATGCTGCTATTGAATCATTGGATAGGATGAAGGAAGAGAGCAGGAAAGCAACTATACAGCTTGTTGAAATGGAAAATAGTTACTTGACTGTAGATTTCTTCAGGAAGCTTCCCCAGGATGTCGAGAAGGGTGGCAATCCGACGCACTCAATCTTCGATAGATACAATGATTCATATCTTCGCAGAATTG GAACAACTGTGCTGTCTTATGTCAATATGGTGTGTGGAAGCTTGAGAAACTCCATTCCAAAGTCTATCGTATATTGCCAAGTCCGTGAGGCGAAACGGAGCTTGGTTGACCACTTCTTCACTGATTTAGGCAAAAAAGAG GGGAAGCAGTTGGGAAAATTGTTGGATGAGGATCCGGCTATCATGCAGCGGCGCATCTCCCTTGCCAAGAGACTGGAGTTGTACAGAGCTGCTCAAGCAGAGATCGATTCAGTCGCATGGTCGAAATAG